The Sneathiella sp. P13V-1 genome includes a window with the following:
- a CDS encoding acyclic terpene utilization AtuA family protein, translating to MSERKLRIGCASGFWGDTPEAIGQLVSKGEIDYLVFDYLAEVTMSLMARARAKTPESGYAPDFVKALVPWLPAIKRQGIKVVANAGGVNPRGCRDALAKAAAEAGIDLSVGVVLGDDLLPRADEIRKSGQTEMFSGVEFPDDIWSMNAYLGARPISAALDAGADIVITGRCADSAVALGPLMHEYGWGDDDWDKLSQGSLAGHLIECGPQGTGGNFTDWQDVPGWDNMGMPVVEVSEDGSFIMTKTPDTGGLVVPGSVGEQMLYEIGDPRAYLLPDVICDWSGVTLEQVGPDQVLVKGGRGLGRTDSYKVSATHADGWRAVSTLTLAAIDAPAKAERVAEAILTRCHRIFRDRNMGDFRQVSVEVLGAEAAYGANARARTREVVLKIGAVHDDRAALNIFAGEIAPMAISTAQGLTGFFAGRPKVQPVVRLFSFLQSKAETPVAVEVDGKEVPVTVATTPVHLDPPAAPPADSREPGPDAVKVRLVDLAWGRSGDKGDIANIGILARKPDYLPYIRSALSEEVVKDYFSHVCEGKVERFDLAGSHSLNFLLHESLGGGGIASVRIDPQGKGFAQMLLDIEIPVPSDLAARDGLNAANPN from the coding sequence ATGTCGGAACGAAAACTGCGCATCGGATGCGCATCGGGCTTCTGGGGTGATACACCGGAAGCGATCGGTCAACTGGTCTCAAAGGGCGAGATCGACTATCTGGTTTTTGACTATCTGGCGGAGGTGACTATGTCGCTGATGGCGCGGGCGCGCGCCAAAACGCCCGAGTCGGGCTATGCGCCGGACTTCGTAAAGGCGCTTGTTCCGTGGCTGCCTGCAATCAAGCGTCAGGGCATCAAGGTCGTTGCCAATGCCGGGGGCGTGAACCCGCGTGGCTGCCGTGATGCGCTTGCCAAAGCCGCCGCCGAGGCCGGGATTGATCTCTCGGTCGGTGTCGTGCTGGGCGATGACCTGTTGCCTAGGGCCGATGAAATTCGCAAAAGCGGTCAGACGGAAATGTTCTCGGGTGTAGAATTTCCAGACGATATCTGGAGCATGAATGCCTATCTGGGTGCTCGCCCGATCTCGGCGGCGCTGGATGCCGGGGCCGACATCGTGATCACCGGGCGCTGCGCCGACAGCGCGGTCGCGCTTGGTCCCCTGATGCATGAATACGGCTGGGGCGATGACGACTGGGACAAGCTCAGCCAGGGATCGCTGGCCGGCCACTTGATCGAATGCGGCCCCCAGGGAACGGGCGGCAACTTCACCGACTGGCAGGACGTGCCAGGTTGGGACAACATGGGGATGCCCGTCGTCGAGGTGTCCGAAGACGGCAGTTTCATTATGACCAAGACGCCTGACACAGGCGGGTTGGTCGTGCCCGGGTCAGTCGGAGAGCAGATGCTTTATGAAATCGGGGACCCGCGCGCTTACCTGTTGCCCGACGTGATCTGCGACTGGTCCGGGGTCACCCTGGAACAGGTCGGACCTGATCAGGTGCTGGTCAAGGGCGGCAGGGGGCTAGGGCGCACCGACAGCTACAAGGTGTCGGCGACCCATGCCGATGGCTGGCGCGCTGTCTCCACACTGACACTGGCCGCGATTGATGCACCTGCGAAGGCCGAGCGCGTGGCCGAGGCGATCCTGACCCGCTGCCACCGGATTTTCCGCGACCGGAACATGGGCGATTTCCGGCAGGTCAGCGTCGAGGTGCTGGGGGCCGAGGCGGCCTATGGCGCAAATGCGCGCGCCCGGACCCGCGAGGTGGTGCTCAAGATCGGCGCGGTCCATGACGATCGCGCCGCGCTGAACATCTTTGCCGGAGAAATCGCACCGATGGCGATTTCGACCGCGCAGGGTCTAACCGGGTTCTTCGCCGGACGGCCAAAGGTGCAGCCGGTGGTCCGTCTGTTCTCCTTCCTGCAGAGCAAGGCCGAGACCCCCGTCGCAGTCGAGGTCGACGGCAAGGAAGTGCCCGTCACCGTGGCCACCACGCCAGTCCACCTTGATCCGCCTGCTGCGCCGCCCGCAGATAGCCGCGAGCCCGGTCCGGACGCGGTCAAGGTGCGCCTCGTCGATCTGGCCTGGGGCCGCTCGGGCGACAAGGGGGATATCGCCAATATCGGCATCCTTGCGCGCAAGCCAGACTACCTGCCATATATCCGCTCAGCTCTCAGCGAAGAGGTGGTGAAAGACTATTTCTCCCATGTCTGCGAAGGCAAGGTCGAGCGATTCGACCTTGCCGGAAGCCATTCGCTTAACTTCCTGCTGCACGAATCGCTTGGCGGTGGCGGCATCGCCTCGGTCCGCATCGACCCGCAGGGCAAAGGGTTCGCGCAAATGCTGCTTGATATCGAAATTCCCGTGCCGTCCGATCTGGCCGCACGTGACGGGCTGAATGCCGCGAACCCGAACTAA
- a CDS encoding acyl-CoA dehydrogenase family protein, producing MATQSETIAADLEAIRANYSLTDQQRQIVDHVDRVSREVLHPLQARMDDEEWWPDDLFKQMGELGLLGITAPEELGGSGQNEFTQALVSEVISKWNPAVGLSHGAHDNLCLNNLLRNGSEEQVKKYVPGLCSGDLVGALGLTEPGAGSDALGSMATTARRDGDEYVINGWKIYITNGPIADVILLYAKTDKSKGAKGISAFIIETDNPGFKVAQKLDKMGFRGSPTGELVFEDCRVPASAMVGQENTGVSVVMSGLDLERAMVASVCVGMAERALELGLEYAKIREQFGKPIASFQMMQSKLAEIYTEVETARAFSYRALAACTGLPKGAGGRGEIHKLTAAACLYAGEAFNKAVTEACHIHGGSGYMQDTEINRLFRANKLLEIGAGTSEVRKIIIAEELLRA from the coding sequence ATGGCGACTCAAAGTGAGACTATCGCGGCTGATCTGGAAGCCATCAGGGCGAACTATTCTTTGACCGATCAGCAACGCCAGATTGTCGATCACGTGGATCGGGTATCGCGCGAGGTGCTGCACCCACTGCAGGCGCGCATGGATGACGAGGAATGGTGGCCCGATGATCTGTTCAAGCAGATGGGCGAACTAGGCTTGCTGGGGATTACCGCGCCGGAGGAGCTAGGTGGATCGGGACAGAACGAGTTCACCCAGGCGCTGGTGTCCGAGGTGATTTCGAAGTGGAATCCGGCTGTGGGCCTCTCGCACGGGGCGCATGACAACCTGTGCCTGAACAACCTGCTGCGCAACGGATCCGAAGAGCAGGTGAAGAAATATGTGCCGGGCCTTTGCTCCGGCGACTTGGTTGGTGCTCTGGGCCTAACCGAACCGGGTGCGGGATCCGATGCGCTTGGGTCCATGGCGACCACTGCGCGCCGCGACGGCGACGAATACGTCATCAACGGCTGGAAGATCTACATCACCAACGGGCCGATCGCCGATGTGATCCTGCTTTATGCCAAAACCGACAAGTCGAAGGGCGCCAAGGGCATTTCTGCTTTTATCATCGAGACGGACAATCCTGGTTTCAAGGTGGCGCAAAAGCTTGACAAGATGGGCTTCCGCGGCTCGCCAACCGGAGAACTGGTGTTTGAGGATTGCCGCGTACCCGCATCCGCCATGGTTGGACAGGAAAACACCGGCGTTTCGGTGGTAATGAGCGGGCTGGATCTGGAGCGTGCTATGGTTGCCTCAGTCTGCGTTGGCATGGCCGAACGTGCGCTGGAACTGGGTCTGGAATACGCCAAGATTCGCGAACAATTCGGCAAGCCGATTGCTAGTTTCCAGATGATGCAGTCGAAACTGGCCGAGATCTACACCGAGGTCGAAACCGCGCGTGCCTTCAGTTATCGAGCCTTGGCCGCCTGTACCGGCCTGCCGAAAGGGGCCGGGGGCCGCGGTGAAATCCACAAACTGACCGCGGCGGCCTGTCTTTACGCAGGCGAGGCATTCAACAAGGCGGTGACCGAAGCCTGCCATATTCATGGTGGCTCTGGCTACATGCAGGACACCGAGATTAACCGGCTGTTCCGCGCCAACAAGCTGCTGGAAATCGGCGCGGGTACAAGCGAAGTCCGCAAAATCATCATTGCCGAAGAACTTTTGCGCGCCTGA
- a CDS encoding type II toxin-antitoxin system RelE/ParE family toxin — MPNSNRKIRITASAERDLKKIGDYTQKEWGRKQKAKYLSGIRNKFSELNDMPDIGKERDNLRKGLRSHPVGSHVIFYESTSKRLTIMRILHKNMEPERYLNMDRGRGLSR, encoded by the coding sequence TTGCCGAACTCTAATAGAAAAATCCGGATTACGGCTTCCGCGGAACGTGACCTTAAAAAGATAGGCGATTACACCCAGAAAGAATGGGGAAGAAAACAGAAGGCAAAATATCTTTCTGGTATAAGGAATAAGTTCTCTGAATTGAATGACATGCCCGATATAGGGAAAGAGCGAGACAATTTACGTAAGGGCTTACGCTCACACCCGGTTGGAAGTCATGTCATCTTCTATGAATCGACATCAAAGAGACTGACAATCATGCGCATCCTGCACAAAAACATGGAGCCTGAGCGGTATTTAAATATGGATCGTGGTCGGGGCTTATCTCGTTAA
- a CDS encoding biotin carboxylase N-terminal domain-containing protein, translating into MTISKLLVANRGEIAARVLRTAKARGLATAVLRHTSEQKGPAHLIADEIVTIDGPTPVAAYLDIPQIVEAAKKIGADAVHPGYGFLSENAGFVAALEKAGVTFVGPTSEVIDLMRDKVRARAFVEERGFPVAPSAIEDDDPASFVERARALGYGIFRL; encoded by the coding sequence ATGACCATTTCGAAACTCCTGGTCGCCAATCGGGGTGAGATCGCGGCGCGCGTGTTGCGCACCGCCAAGGCCCGAGGCCTTGCGACGGCTGTGCTGCGCCATACGTCGGAGCAGAAGGGGCCCGCCCACCTGATTGCCGACGAGATCGTGACCATCGATGGCCCGACGCCCGTGGCCGCCTATCTGGATATCCCTCAGATCGTCGAGGCTGCAAAAAAGATCGGCGCGGATGCGGTGCATCCCGGCTATGGCTTTCTGTCAGAGAATGCCGGTTTTGTCGCGGCGCTGGAAAAAGCCGGAGTGACCTTTGTCGGCCCGACGTCCGAGGTCATCGACCTGATGCGTGACAAGGTCCGAGCGCGCGCCTTTGTCGAGGAACGCGGATTTCCCGTCGCACCCTCGGCGATCGAGGATGACGATCCGGCGAGCTTTGTCGAACGCGCCCGCGCTTTGGGCTACGGGATCTTCCGGCTGTAA
- a CDS encoding enoyl-CoA hydratase-related protein, whose amino-acid sequence MTESVVQSQACGNEVRIAIRRPDNRNALNREVADGVMAAMRAAESDSDCRVIVLTGEGERAFCAGGDIKAGADGGPFVQDPSDPDHFAGRLFETIQACRKPTIARINGVAMGAGVGIICACDLAVMADHARIGTPEVKVGLFPMTIVPPMMRVLPRRRLMEMFITGVPLTAEEALQFNLVNYVTDAAGLDEKVAELVAQIAAQSPSAIRLGKYACHAMEDMTYPQQMRFAETLLPRVAQTEDAREGFDAFISKRKPEWTGR is encoded by the coding sequence ATGACTGAGAGCGTTGTTCAATCGCAGGCGTGTGGCAATGAAGTGCGTATCGCGATTCGGCGTCCTGATAATCGAAATGCCCTCAACCGCGAGGTCGCAGACGGGGTCATGGCCGCCATGCGAGCTGCCGAGAGTGACAGCGATTGTCGTGTGATCGTTCTGACCGGCGAGGGCGAGCGCGCCTTCTGTGCCGGGGGTGACATCAAGGCGGGTGCGGATGGCGGCCCGTTTGTTCAGGATCCCTCGGACCCGGATCATTTTGCCGGAAGGTTATTCGAAACGATACAGGCGTGCCGAAAGCCAACGATCGCGCGTATAAACGGCGTCGCGATGGGGGCGGGGGTGGGCATCATCTGTGCCTGCGACCTTGCGGTAATGGCGGATCATGCGCGCATCGGAACGCCGGAAGTGAAGGTGGGTCTGTTTCCCATGACGATCGTGCCACCTATGATGCGTGTTTTGCCCCGGCGGAGGCTGATGGAGATGTTCATCACCGGCGTTCCTCTGACGGCCGAGGAAGCCCTGCAATTCAATCTGGTCAACTATGTGACCGATGCCGCGGGGTTGGACGAGAAGGTTGCAGAACTGGTTGCCCAGATTGCTGCGCAGTCGCCAAGCGCGATCCGGCTGGGAAAATACGCCTGTCACGCGATGGAGGACATGACCTATCCGCAGCAAATGCGGTTTGCAGAAACACTTTTGCCGCGAGTAGCGCAGACCGAAGACGCGCGCGAAGGCTTTGATGCCTTCATTTCGAAACGCAAACCTGAATGGACAGGCCGCTAA
- a CDS encoding enoyl-CoA hydratase-related protein has product MNKQPVLLEISDRIATVTLNDPERRNPVTGNDMIAALLETFAKVQADPQVSVMILTGADPAFCAGGDIKEMNDPDSVFRKEPLAAAQSYVDGVQRLPLALYNMDIPTIAAVNGPAVGAGCDLTMMCDMRIASEKARFGEVFLNLGIIPGDAGSWFLLRRLGHQKAADLTFSGRMVEAKEALELGMVLELVPHEKLMERARERAAVIAAKPPRAVRVAKRLMRNAERMDLPDFLNSAAAYQALMHQTEDHHEAVAAFVEKRKPNFTGR; this is encoded by the coding sequence ATGAATAAACAGCCCGTCCTTCTGGAGATTTCCGACAGGATCGCTACGGTTACGCTGAACGACCCCGAGCGGCGCAACCCGGTCACCGGCAACGACATGATCGCTGCCCTTCTGGAGACCTTCGCCAAGGTGCAGGCCGATCCTCAGGTCAGCGTGATGATCCTGACCGGGGCCGACCCGGCCTTTTGTGCAGGCGGGGACATCAAGGAGATGAACGATCCCGACAGCGTGTTCCGCAAGGAGCCGCTGGCGGCGGCGCAGAGCTATGTTGATGGGGTGCAGCGGCTGCCGCTTGCGCTCTACAACATGGATATTCCGACGATCGCCGCAGTCAACGGCCCGGCGGTGGGCGCGGGGTGCGACCTGACCATGATGTGCGACATGCGCATCGCGTCAGAAAAAGCAAGGTTCGGCGAGGTGTTTCTGAATCTCGGAATCATTCCGGGCGATGCGGGCAGCTGGTTCCTGTTGCGTCGTCTGGGCCACCAGAAGGCCGCCGATCTGACCTTCTCGGGGCGCATGGTCGAGGCCAAGGAAGCGCTGGAGCTTGGTATGGTGCTTGAACTTGTGCCTCATGAAAAATTGATGGAACGGGCCCGTGAACGGGCCGCTGTCATCGCCGCGAAACCGCCGCGCGCGGTGCGGGTCGCCAAGCGTCTGATGCGCAATGCCGAACGGATGGACCTGCCGGATTTCCTGAATTCCGCGGCGGCCTATCAGGC
- a CDS encoding type II toxin-antitoxin system ParD family antitoxin, producing MNFSLTPNLEQFVRDRADSGDYNNASEVVREALRLLKKHEEIETLKLQKLKIALKEADNDLKNGDFVDLETSEVLDRFFAEL from the coding sequence ATGAATTTCAGCCTAACACCGAATTTAGAACAATTTGTTCGCGATCGCGCAGATTCAGGCGATTATAACAATGCGAGCGAAGTCGTTCGTGAAGCGCTGCGTCTTTTGAAAAAACATGAGGAAATTGAAACCCTCAAACTCCAGAAACTCAAGATAGCTCTTAAGGAAGCGGACAACGATCTTAAAAATGGAGATTTTGTTGACCTAGAGACATCCGAAGTTTTGGATCGGTTTTTTGCCGAACTCTAA
- a CDS encoding SDR family NAD(P)-dependent oxidoreductase → MNEAKSRRYASDLMAGQVALVTGSGSGMGRATAIEMAACGARLALFARREEPLEETAEMIRAAGGEAFVVPGDTRDEDSIEAAMGRIKDHYGQLDVLVNNAGGQYIAAARDITNKGFEAVIRNNLIGSWQMTRAAADHFMYDNGGSVVFVTAISARTALTGFTHTVAARAGVTGMMKTLAAEWGEYGIRLNCVAPGTIKTDALGRYPIPPEQWKKLNRSVLNRMGAAEDIAGTIIFLASKLGGFITGEDIYVDGGETLHMGHDARDMINPAMFEKRERGDGKNE, encoded by the coding sequence ATGAACGAAGCGAAATCAAGGCGTTACGCGTCGGATCTCATGGCGGGTCAAGTTGCCCTGGTCACGGGGTCCGGATCTGGAATGGGCCGGGCGACGGCGATCGAAATGGCCGCTTGCGGGGCAAGGCTTGCGCTGTTCGCGCGCCGCGAAGAGCCGCTGGAAGAGACCGCCGAAATGATCCGGGCGGCGGGGGGCGAGGCCTTTGTCGTGCCCGGAGACACCCGCGACGAAGACAGTATCGAAGCTGCGATGGGGCGGATCAAGGACCACTATGGGCAGTTGGATGTTTTGGTGAACAATGCCGGCGGCCAGTATATCGCGGCCGCCCGCGATATCACCAACAAGGGCTTCGAAGCCGTGATCCGCAACAACCTGATCGGATCTTGGCAGATGACCCGGGCAGCGGCGGATCACTTCATGTACGACAATGGTGGATCGGTTGTGTTTGTCACCGCCATCTCTGCGCGCACCGCGCTTACCGGCTTTACACACACCGTCGCCGCCCGCGCCGGTGTGACGGGCATGATGAAAACGCTGGCCGCCGAATGGGGCGAGTACGGCATCCGGCTGAACTGTGTCGCGCCGGGCACGATCAAGACCGATGCGCTTGGCCGCTATCCGATTCCGCCGGAACAGTGGAAAAAGCTGAACCGCTCGGTGCTAAACCGGATGGGGGCGGCCGAGGACATCGCAGGCACGATCATTTTCCTGGCCTCGAAACTTGGCGGTTTCATCACCGGAGAAGACATTTATGTAGACGGCGGTGAGACCTTGCATATGGGTCATGACGCGCGGGACATGATCAACCCCGCGATGTTCGAGAAACGCGAACGGGGAGATGGCAAGAATGAATAA
- a CDS encoding acyl-CoA dehydrogenase family protein — protein sequence MNKQLRNDTALPTHFMTDEQQALADQAGKFFMSEFHHLNAEMDDTDDLPPSVFPKLGEMGYLGLNVPPEFGGAGLDFTSACIITEEMSRASAAIGLTHVAHDNLCVNNIYRNANDELRRKYLPGLCDGTLVGALGLTEPGAGSDALGSMRTTAKKDGDDYILNGAKIYITNGPIADLVLVYAKTSPEKGAKGISAFIVETDTPGFKVAQKLNKMGFRGSPTGELVFEDCRVPARNMVGKLDGGVAVTMSGLDLERAIVCFNALGIAQRALDISIDYAKTRQQFGKPIASFQMVQAMLADMYTQIEAARSLSLRTAAMCEGLEEGEGGRGEIHKLTAAAIYKAAEATSFVLDKAVQIHGGSGYMRDTEVNRLYRTGRVLEVGAGTQEVRKLIISGELLKN from the coding sequence ATGAACAAGCAACTGCGCAACGACACCGCTCTGCCAACACATTTCATGACGGACGAACAGCAGGCCCTGGCCGATCAGGCCGGCAAGTTCTTCATGTCCGAATTCCACCATCTGAATGCGGAAATGGACGATACAGATGACCTGCCGCCTTCGGTTTTCCCCAAGCTGGGCGAGATGGGATATCTCGGCCTGAACGTGCCGCCGGAATTTGGCGGCGCGGGGCTGGATTTTACCTCGGCCTGTATCATCACCGAGGAAATGTCGCGCGCCTCGGCGGCCATCGGACTGACCCATGTGGCCCATGACAATTTGTGCGTCAACAATATCTACCGCAACGCCAATGACGAGTTGCGCCGAAAATACCTGCCAGGTCTGTGCGACGGCACGCTGGTGGGTGCCCTGGGTCTGACCGAACCCGGCGCGGGGTCTGATGCGCTTGGCTCGATGCGGACCACGGCCAAAAAGGATGGCGACGACTACATCCTGAACGGCGCCAAGATCTACATCACCAATGGGCCGATTGCCGATCTGGTGCTGGTCTATGCCAAGACATCGCCCGAAAAAGGGGCCAAGGGCATTTCCGCCTTTATCGTGGAAACCGACACGCCCGGTTTCAAGGTGGCGCAGAAGCTGAACAAGATGGGATTCCGCGGCTCGCCGACGGGCGAACTGGTATTCGAAGATTGCCGTGTTCCGGCCAGAAACATGGTCGGCAAGCTGGATGGCGGGGTTGCCGTTACCATGTCCGGACTTGATCTGGAACGTGCCATCGTCTGTTTCAACGCTCTGGGCATTGCGCAGCGGGCGCTGGATATTTCCATCGATTACGCCAAGACACGCCAGCAATTCGGCAAACCGATCGCCAGTTTTCAGATGGTTCAGGCGATGCTGGCCGACATGTATACGCAGATCGAGGCCGCGCGGAGCCTGTCCTTGCGCACCGCTGCCATGTGTGAAGGCCTCGAAGAGGGCGAAGGCGGGCGCGGCGAAATACACAAGCTCACCGCTGCGGCGATCTACAAGGCCGCTGAGGCGACATCCTTCGTGCTGGACAAAGCTGTCCAGATTCACGGCGGCTCGGGTTACATGCGTGATACAGAAGTGAACCGGCTATACCGGACCGGTCGCGTGCTTGAGGTCGGCGCAGGCACCCAGGAGGTTCGCAAACTCATCATCTCTGGCGAATTGCTGAAGAACTAG